CCACGCGTTTCAGGTAAGAAGTACATTTTTTGCAATTCACAAATACTTGGCGATTCATTTTCCAAAGGAGCTATTCCAGCAGCCCCCTTAATCTTCCCTTCCTGTTCAACTACAAAATAAACCGATCTTGGTTTATTGTACTCCTCGTACATCAAATCCAAATAAGGATCTTCATAAGCAGTACCCACTTTTGGAATATTCAATTCGTCAAAAACCGCGCGTATTAACTGAGCTACTGCCGCATTGTCTTTTTTTTCAATTTTCCTGATATGCCAATTATTCATTTGTGAAAAAACTAAGTTGAATCGCAAAAGTAACTATTGTTTATTAGAATTTTCGAAACTTATCCCATAAATCGGAAAGCTAAAAAGTAGTACTTTTGTCAAATGGACAATCACGAACAGTATATTGCTCGATGTATCGAACTCGCCAAAAATGGTTTTGGTACTACCTATCCTAATCCAATGGTGGGAAGTGTGATTGTATATAATGGGGAAATTATTGGCGAAGGCTGGCACCAAAAAGCGGGCGAACCTCATGCCGAAGTTAATGCCATTCATTCTGTAAAAAATCCTTCTTTATTAGACAAGGCTACTATATATGTAAGTTTAGAACCATGTAGTCATTTTGGAAAAACACCTCCCTGTTGCGATTTAATTATCAAAAATAAAATCCCGAATGTCGTTATTGGAACGGTTGATTCCAATATTAAAGTAGCAGGAAATGGCATTAAACGTTTGCATGAGGCTGGTATCAATGTTGTTGTGGGCGTTTTAGAAAAAGAATGTTATGAACTTAACCGACGCTTTTTTACGTTTCACGAAAAGAAAAGACCTTATATTATTTTAAAGTGGGCACAAACCCAAGATAGTTTTATTGCACCTACAGAAAAAGAGGAACTGAAACCCGTATGGATTACTAATTTACAATCGAGACAATTAGTACACAAATGGCGTACCGAGGAGCAAGCAATTTTGGTGGGTACACAAACCGTTATAGATGACAACCCCCAATTAAATGCTCGAGACTGGGAAGGCAACAATCCTATCAGAATTGTAATCGATCAACGCAATCGCATTCCCAAAACAGCTCATATATGGGATAATAAAATCAAAACTATTGTGTTTTCAAATGAGAATTCGATACCATCTTCAGCAAATACAATTGTTGAAGTGATTGATTTTCAACAAAATATAGCACCACAAATTGTTGAAAAATTATACCAACACCAAATTCAATCGGTTATCATTGAAGGTGGCGCTCAAACACTGCAAACTTTTATTGATGCTACTCTTTGGGATGAAGCACGCATATTTATTGGAAATTCTACCTTTGGAACCGGTAAAAAAGCGCCCGTTTTGAATACTTCTTTGTCAACAAAAGAAAGAATAGGAACCGATGAATTACTAATAATTAGAAATTATGATTGATACTATTATTTTTGATTTTGGAGATATATTCATCAATTTGGACAAACAAGCCACTATTGAAGGTTTGGAACGTTTGGGATTATCTTCTTGGAACGAAGATTTGGACCGATTGAATATCTCATTTGAAAAAGGACAAATTTCAAGAGATGCTTTTTTGTTAGGCATCCAAAAACAAATTCCAAATGCCACAATTGATGAAATTTTGATGGCTTGGAATGCTGTACTATTGGATTTTCCTCTGTATCGTTTGGAATTTTTACAATTACTTTCTAAAAAATTTCGACTCTTTTTATTGAGTAATACGGACGCTATTCATATTGACCATTTTGAGCAAAGAGAAGGCGCATCGTTTTACGGTGACTTTTACCAATGTTTTGAAAAGGTCTATTTTTCGTATGAAATGGGCATGAGAAAACCCGATGCTGAAATCTACACTACTCTTATCAACCGTCACGAATTATCACCGAAACGTACTTTATTTGTTGATGATAAAAAAGACAATACTGATGCTGCCAAAGCTTTAGGCTTACACGTATGGAATCTTCAGGTAGGAAAAGAAGATGTCATTACGCTTTTCGACAAAAAAATAATTTAGAATAAAATTCCCTTTTGGAAATCAAAGATACCTATACTACCATTGCAAAAGCGACTGATGAAATACTTTTCAAAGAAAAAAGCAGCAAATTCTATGGCTATGCCTTTCCTATTGAATCAGAAGAAGAAGTAAAACCGATCATTGAGCAATTACGAAAACAGCATCCACATGCAGTACACTATTGTTATGCCTACCAAATTGGGACAGAAAAAATAAGCTATAGAGCCAATGACGATGGTGAACCAAACAATTCAGCAGGGGCTCCTATTTACGG
This sequence is a window from Flavobacterium ammoniigenes. Protein-coding genes within it:
- a CDS encoding GNAT family N-acetyltransferase gives rise to the protein MNNWHIRKIEKKDNAAVAQLIRAVFDELNIPKVGTAYEDPYLDLMYEEYNKPRSVYFVVEQEGKIKGAAGIAPLENESPSICELQKMYFLPETRGKGIGSEMMAICLQSAREFGFEKCYLETMPFMHAAQKLYKKSGFDYLDAPMGCTGHTSCPVWMLQDL
- the ribD gene encoding bifunctional diaminohydroxyphosphoribosylaminopyrimidine deaminase/5-amino-6-(5-phosphoribosylamino)uracil reductase RibD — its product is MDNHEQYIARCIELAKNGFGTTYPNPMVGSVIVYNGEIIGEGWHQKAGEPHAEVNAIHSVKNPSLLDKATIYVSLEPCSHFGKTPPCCDLIIKNKIPNVVIGTVDSNIKVAGNGIKRLHEAGINVVVGVLEKECYELNRRFFTFHEKKRPYIILKWAQTQDSFIAPTEKEELKPVWITNLQSRQLVHKWRTEEQAILVGTQTVIDDNPQLNARDWEGNNPIRIVIDQRNRIPKTAHIWDNKIKTIVFSNENSIPSSANTIVEVIDFQQNIAPQIVEKLYQHQIQSVIIEGGAQTLQTFIDATLWDEARIFIGNSTFGTGKKAPVLNTSLSTKERIGTDELLIIRNYD
- a CDS encoding HAD family hydrolase — encoded protein: MIDTIIFDFGDIFINLDKQATIEGLERLGLSSWNEDLDRLNISFEKGQISRDAFLLGIQKQIPNATIDEILMAWNAVLLDFPLYRLEFLQLLSKKFRLFLLSNTDAIHIDHFEQREGASFYGDFYQCFEKVYFSYEMGMRKPDAEIYTTLINRHELSPKRTLFVDDKKDNTDAAKALGLHVWNLQVGKEDVITLFDKKII